Part of the Micromonospora rhizosphaerae genome is shown below.
CTCGGCGCCATCGCCTCCGGCGCCCTGGTCCAGTTCGGCCCCTGGCCACGCGACCTCATCTACCTGGTTTGCGCCGGTCTCCTCGTACTATCTGCCGCACTCATCGTGATCAGCCCGGAAACCGCAGAGCCGACGCCGGGCGCTTGGCGATCACTGCTACCCCGGGTCCGCGTACCGGCCCGGGTCAGGCATCTGCTCCCTGTCGCGGCAGCGGTGTTCCTGGCCACCTGGGCGACCGGGGCTTTCTACCAGGCCTTCATGCCCGCGCTGGTCGAAGATCAGCTCCACACCCACAGCCCGCTCATCCTCGGACTGGTGTTCGCCGCCTACATGGCCCCCAGCGTTCTCGGCGCTCCCCTCGGCGGCCGGTTCACATCCGCGGCGGCCCAACGCATCGGCATGATCATCTTCCTGACCGGATGGATCGGCATCATCACAGCGATCGCCATCGGCACACTGGCGTTGTTCATTGCCGCAACCATCGTCGCCGGCTCCGGTCAAGGTATCGCCATCAGCGTCGCCACCCGCGGCCTGCTGCACGACAGCACCCTGGCCGACCGGGCACCGATCTTCAGCGCGATCTACCTCCTCTGCTACAGCGGCGCCGCCTTCCCCAGCCTCATCTCCGGGGAACTCTCGAACACCTTCTCGCTACCGCAGATCGCCCTCGGATACGGCGGACTTGCCATCGTCGCCACCCTGTTCACTGTCCTCGCTGCACGCAACCCGTACACCGGCACGACCAGGAACAGCCAACATGGTGAGTTAATCAAAGTGATCGATAGGAACACCTGATGACCAACTGGACAACCGACGAGCTCGACTGGATCGGAAGCTCGCGATGCCGCGATGCCGTTGGTCTTCGTCCACGTAAGAGTGCGTGAGCGAGACCCGCCCGCCGGTAGTCTCGTAAGCCAGGTTACCGACGACCCGGCCATCGATCAGCGCCTCGTAGAGGCGGGTGGTCTCGTCCTTGCGCACCTCAACGGTCGCCGGTGATCGCTCCATGTTCTCTTCTCGCCTCGTTCGTCTTCGGTCGGTGGCTTCGAGCAGTTCTTGCCAAGCCCACGGACGGACCACCTAGTCCAAGGTGCGGCACTCGAGCGGTGCATGGCGGGCAGTCCAATGCCATACTTGGACTTCAAGGTCCGAAACGGGGCCTGTCTGATCGCGCGGCGTAACTACACGTTGGAAGGGTGAGCCGATGAGCAGTGAAGGACAGCCACTGGTAGCCGAGGAGCTGATCGACAGCCTCGATCATGGCCGCTTTGAGCTCTACCGCGACAGCGAGCTAGTCGGCTGGCTCTACTACACCCACCTGAAGCCCAACCGGTACGCCCTCCGGCACACCGAAGTCGAGTCGAGTCATCAACACCAGGGCGTGGCGGGCGCGATGGTGCGGCGAGTACTCGACGAGATCCGCGCCCGCGAGGGCACGATCACCGCAATCTGCCCCTTTGTGGTCGACTACCTCTCGCGAACGACCACCTATGTCGATCTGATCGACGCCCGACACCCCGGCTACTCCGATCATGCTGCTGCCGAGTCGGCGCGGGCGACGGCCGGTGGCTGAGACTACCGGGCCGAGCGCCGGAGACCCCTCGGACGAGCCCTATCGCGGCCTCACGACGTTGTCGCGCGGTGGCCTAGTGCGGTGCGTCGGAAATCCGCCTGCAATATCGCGCGAGGGAGTCGAGGATTTCCTCGGCGGTCTTGGCCCATACGAACGGCTTCGGGTTGTGGTTCCAGTCCTTGATCCAGGCGCGGATGTCGGCCTCCAGTGCCTGGATCGACTTGTGTACTCCTCGGCGGATGACCTGGTCGGTGAGGTATCCGAACCACCGCTCGACCTGGTTGATCCAGGACGAGCCAGTCGGGGTGAAGTGCAGGTGGAAACGCGGATGCTTGGCGAGCCACGCCTTGATGGCGGGGGTCTTGTGGGTGCCGTAGTTGTCGCAGATCAGGTGCACGTCCAGGCCGGCTGGCACGGCCTTGTCGATCGTGGTCAGTGTGGTCGTCGTCCGGCCTGGCGGGCCCGGTCAAGCCAGGTCAACGCAGGCCACTCCCTGCCATTGGTAGCCCTTGTCCGCGAAGGTCATCACGTCGGCGCTGGTCAGCGAGTCGATGATGCCGTGAGCGCGGGCGGCGCTGAGGTCGTGGGCGGCGCCGGGCAGCGCGGTCGATGCTCAGATCAGCCGGCCGGCTGCGTCGGCGATGACTTGCACGTTCACGCCGTGCCGCTTGTGTTTGCCGGAGTAGTAGGGCTTCTGGTCGGCGAACCGGTCGATCGGGATCAGCGTGCCGTCGAGGATCGCGTACGCCAGCCTTTGGATGCCATGGCGGCGGCCAGGTCGTCAGCGGCTGCGGCGAGTAGAGCGACAGCTTCGCGGACGTAGCGCCAGGCGGTAGCGACGCCGATGCTGAACCCGGCTGCGAGGCGGGCGTAGGTGTCGCCGTTGCGCAGATGGGCGAGGGTGAGTAGGGCTTGCCGGCCGGGTTCAGGCGCCGCCACCGGGATCGACGCTGCTGGCGGTGGTTACGGAGGCATTCGGCGAGGTGATTCAGGGTTCGGCTGGACAGCGGGATCGTGGCGGGGTGAGACAGCACGGCGAGGCTCCTGGTCGGGGCATCGGATCTTGGTTCGACTGCTGTCTTACCTGGAGCCTCGCCGTCATCGATCTCCGGGCTGCTCGCACCCGCCGTGACCAGCCTGATCACGATGAAAGGGGCTCAATTAACGGGTCGGCTCGCCGGACGGCTCCAAGAGGAACGATTTGATGTGTTCCAGCGCCATGTCCAGAGCAACTTCCATGGGTGCGACGTTGTGCGCGGCGTTCGCCAGCAAGTAGCCGCCTTGCAAAGCTGCCATCAACCCCGTGGCCAACTTCTCCGGGTCGGCGTCCTGGCGCAGTGCACCGCTGTCCCGCATCCGGTGCAGACCGTCACTGATCAGCTTTCCCCATGCCGCAAACGTCTCCGACAGCATCGATCGAGCCTGCTCATCTTGATCAGACAGCTCGACAGCCATCGACCCGAGGCCGCACCCGTATTTGCCGTTGTTCAGCGAGTTGGCCTGGACCAGCGCGTTACGCCACCGGACCAGCCCTGAGAACGATCTCAGTCGTTCGAGCCCTCCGCGCTCGCGCTGAAGCACAAGCGCGCCTCGATATTTGACCAACGCGCGCACGAGGTCCTGCTTGTCGGCGAAGTGGTGGTAAAGCTGAGACTTGCTCGTCTGGCTTGCCTCGCGGACGTCGTCAAGGGTCGTCGCGTTCACTCCGCGCACGAACATCAGCCGGTTCGCCGCCTCGAGGATCCGCTCTCGCGTCGCGATGCCCCGTTGACTGATCCTCCGCTGCTTCGACGGCGCAGCCACCTGCTCGTCGCTCATCGGTCAAGTGTATCCAGCGGCTCGTCAGATAATCCATGGATGATGGGACCTTGGAGTCCATCCGGCGTTATGTCGCATTCGCGTGATGGTGAAGGACGAACGCATGCGCCGCCAGCTTGATTGAACGGGTGCTATGTCCGCAAGATCATCGATGGGGCGAGGCTTTTCCTGGACCACTTGGTCCTTGCTGTGGCAAGCCGCTGAGGAGTTGCTCGGCGATGCGTCGTGAGCGGCGCGCCGGAGGTCAGCGTGTGTCAACGCTCGTTGACATGCGTCTGCACGTCACACGCATCACCCGCAGCTGATCCTGGCTGCGGCCATGAAACAACAAGAGGGAAACGGGTGGCGCGCCCGGCCGTGATCTCGCTGGGTCTGCGGTCGCACCGGTTGCGCCGGTTGTACTGGCGGGTAACGGCGTGGTTATGCCTGGCCGGGGTGTTTTGGGTAGTCGGCGGGGTGGCCGTCGGCGCCGCCCAGCTGGTGTGGTGGGCGGTTGCGGCGGTGGTGGATCTGGGATCGGCGAGGTTGGGCTGGCCGCTGCCCGGGCTGGGTCGGCATCGGAATGCCATCTGGCAGGTCGCCGGGCACTACCTGGCGAACCGGAACCAACAGCTGTTGATGATCGCCCTCGGTGAGAGCATCCTCGCCGTCGGGATCAGCTATAGCACCCACCCGCACGGCCTCCACGAGACTGCTGGCCTGGTGATCGCTTTCGCCACCACGACGCTGCTGTGGCGGGTGTACTTCCAAAAGGCCGGTGAGCTGCTGCCCAAGGCCCTCGACGCGGCAGGCGATCCCGCCGGGGGGGGGGTCGCCTGCCGCGTTCGCGCATGCGGTGATGGTGCTGGGCATCGTCACCACCGCAATCGGCCACGAGATCGTGCAGCACAGCCACACCCAGGTGACACACCCATCGTGGCTGGCGACAATCCTGGGCGGGCCGGCACTGTTCCTCGTCGGCCGGGCCCGCCTGGAGCATCTGGTGTTCGCCCGGGTCTCGCGGCGCAGGATCGTCGGCATCGCCCTGCTGGCCGCGGCGTCCCCGCTGATGGGGCGGGTGTCGCCGCTGGCCACCGCGACCACCGCCGCCGCCGCAGTGCTGCTGCTCATCGCCGTGCTGGACTGGCGCAGCGCCGCGGGCAAGCCACCGCAGGTCCCGTCGCCGCCCGGCTGACCGCCGCCCAAGCAAGAGCGGGGCATCGACGGCGGATGGAAGGTTTGCCGCGTCGATGCCCCGCCACTTTGTGGAGCCCACCTACGTTGCTAGTAGCGCCGTACGGCTGCCCACCCATTAATCTCGACCGCAATGACGCGAGCAGCGCGCCCCGGAGTTTCGGACCAGAAGGTGGCTGTACAGCCATTCGCACAGCCAAGCCAGCCGACGGGCATGGTCCGAGGGCGGCGTCAGGCTACGCAACGAGCAGGTCAGCGGCAGTGACCGACGACGGCCGACAGCAGTCTTGATCTATGCCCCATCCGGCTGACTCCTCGTCCAGGCCGACCACCTCGGCCCGGGCCGGCGCGCGGACCCGGGGTCCGCGCGCCGGAGGTGTCAGGCCGTCGCCCGCTTCGGGAGCTTCCACCCGGGGCGGGGGAAGTGGCAGGTGTAGCCGTTGGGGTAGGTCTGCAGGTAGTTCTGGTGCTCGGGCTCAGCCTCCCAGAAGTCGCCTGCCGGGGTGACCTCGGTGACGACCTTACCGGGCCACAGGCCCGAGGCGTCGACGTCGGCGATCGTGTCCTCGGCGACCCGCTTCTGCTCGTCGCTGGTGTAGAAGATCGCCGAGCGGTAGCTGGTGCCGATGTCGTTGCCCTGGCGGTTCTTCGTCGAGGGGTCGTGGATCTGGAAGAAGAACTCGAGCAGCGCGCGGAAGTCGGTCTTCTCGGTGTCGTAGACGACCTCGATGGACTCCGCGTGGGTGCCGTGGTTGCGGTAGGTGGCGTTCGGGACGTCGCCGCCGCTGTAGCCGACGCGCGTGGACACGACGCCGGGCTGGCGGCGGAACAGCTCCTCCATGCCCCAGAAGCAGCCGCCGGCGAGGATCGCCTTTTCGGTGGTCACGTCGTCTCCTTACTTGTCGTCGGTGTCAGTGTTGGTGTCACTCGTGAACAGGGTGCGGTATTCGCCGTACCCTGCGTTGTCCAGGTCGTCGAGGTGGATGAACCGCAACGACGCGGAGTTGATGCAGTAGCGCAGTCCACCCTTGTCGGGGGGACCGTCGTTGAAGACATGGCCGAGGTGGCTGTCCCCGTGCAGCGAGCGGGCCTCAGTCCGGATCATCCCGTGGCTGGAGTCTTCGCGCTCGACGACGTTCGTCTTGGCGATCGGCTTCGTGAAGCTCGGCCAGCCGGAGTTGCTGTCGTACTTGTCGACCGATGCGAACAGCGGCTCGCCGGACACGACGTCGACGTAGATGCCGGGCTCGTGGTTGTCCCAGTAGGCGTTGGCGAACGGGCGCTCGGTGCCGTCCTGCTGGGTCACGCGGTACTGCTCCGGGTCGAGCCGCGAAACGGCTTCCCGGTTCTTGTGATACTGGGTCTGCTGGGGCACAGCTCTCCCTACCCGGCCTTTCGCCGAGAAGCTGGGGAACCAGGTGAAACGCACCTGAACGCGCAAATATACAGACACCCTACGGGCCGGTTGTATTCCCGCAACCCCCTACCTTCCGTGGACCATCGAGTCCGGAAAAGATGTCCGGAAGTGGCCGGCTGGGTGCCGTCGTTACGGTGGGTGCTCTGGGGTAAGTTGCCGCCACAGTAGCATCCGCTTGACCCCAGGAGTGGACTTGACCGACCAGTTCTACTACGGCTAGGTTCGGGGCGTCCGACCGGGTGCGTCCGCTAAGCGACGAACTGTTCGACTTGCCCACCGGCGCCGAGTTCTACGGACGTCGCGCCACTCCCGGGGAACCGGGTGCTGCCGACACAAATCGCGACTCGGTGGGGGAGGAACAACTGTCATGAGTGAGAGTTTCGAGGGCCGTAAGGTCGTGGTCGTCGGCGGCAGCAGCGGCATGGGCCTCGCCACGGCCCACCAAGTCGTCGCCGCGGGCGGCACCGCCGTGATCACGGGCCGAGACCAGGACAAGGTCGGGGCCGCGGTCGAAGCCTTGTCGCAGAACGGAAAGGCATGGGGCATCACAGCCGAGCTGACCGACCGCGACCAGGTGCCCGAGGTCCGAAAGCAACTCGTCGCCGAGCACGCCGACGCGACCCTGCTCGTCAACGCCGCAGATTTCTTCATCCCGAAGGCGTTCAGCGAGTACGACGAAGCCTTCCCTGGCGATCGACTTCGTCGTCGTGCCCGATCGCGTCCAACTGGGTGAGATCGTCCGGCGGGTGCGGGACGGACGACTGCGGACAATCATCGGCAACGTCTCGACCCTCGACGACGCCGTCGCCGCCTTCAACCGACCGAGCGGATCAAGGGGAAGACGATCATGCGCGTTCGTCCGTAAGGACGCGGGGACAGCGAGCGGTCCTGCCCTCCTTGTGGATCAGCGTCAACCGCGTGGCCAGGTCGAGCGACTCGTACCGGAAGACGTCATCGGACTGGTCCGCTGCCAGGGTGGGCACCCGGCGTAACCAGCTCCCGGCAGCCCGGAGGACATCACGAACGCGGTGTCGTTCCTGCTGTCGGACGAGTCGAGCTGGATGACCGGCGCCATCGCCGACGTCGACATCATGGCCGGCCGCTGCCGCATGCGGTGGTCACCGAGGTCGTGGGGGACTATCCGTCGCCGTCGATCCTGGTCAACGGCGTGGACGTGATGGGCGGCAGCGGGGACGGGTCGGCGGCGTGCCGCCTGGATCTCCCCACCGAGGAGCGCATCCGCGCTGCCCTGCGCCAGGCGATGGGCGCCGAGACCGCTACCGCCGCGACGGAACCGAGCCCGGCGGACTGCTGCACCCCGCCGGGCGACGCTATCCGGACCGACCGGCCCCGCCGCGCCGAGCAACTGCCCGACAGGCTGCGGCAGGTGCACCGGGCGATCCTGCGTCACTTCGCCGCCACCGGCACCGCCCCCAGCGACGCCGACATCCGCGCTGCCGTCAACGGGGCGGACACAGCGAACGCGCTGCGGGAACTCGCTCGGGAAGATCTTGTCGCCGTCGACAGCGCCGGGCGTCTGGTCGCGGCCTACCCGTTCTCGCCAACGCCAACGCCGCACGTGGTGTCCCTCGGCGACGTCGAGGTGTTCGCGATGTGCGCCATCGACGCGTTGGGCATGCCGTTCATGCTCGGCACCGACGCGGTGATCACCTCCGCCGACCCGCACACCGGCCAACCGGTCCGCGTGACCATCACCAACGGTGCCGCCACGTACGAGCCGGCGGAAATGGTGATCGTGTACGCGGCCACCGGAGCGACCGGCCGCTCCGTCGACACCTGCTGCTCGACCATCAACTTCTTCGCTGACGCCTCCACCGCCCAGGCGTGGATCACCGCCCGTCCCGGCCTGGCCGCCACCGTCCTCGACCAGGACCAGGCCATCACGCTGGGCCGCGACATCTTCGAACCGCTGCTCGCCTGAGGTCGACTGTCGCCCGCCCTCAGCGGGCAGGGCTGCCGAACCGGACCCGGTTGCCGTCGGGGTCGGTCAGGACGAACTCGCGCAGCCCGTAGTCCTGGTCGGCAATCGGGCCTACCCCTGCGGTGGCGTGGTGGCGCAGCTGCTTCCACAGCTTTAGCGCGTCTGTGACGTGGATGAAGCACTGGCCGGGTGCCGGATCGGTCGGTTCAAGGGAGAAGTGCAGTTCCACGTCGTTGTTGTGCATCAGCAGGTAGCCCTGGTGGCGGCCCGTTTCGGTGAACCCGGCCGCGACGTAGAACGCCGCGGTGCGGTCCAGGTCGGTGCTGGGCAGGATCGGGATGGCGGCCCGCGGCCCAGCGCCGGTGCTGCTACCGGCGAGCCTCCGCACCAGTGTCCCCAGCGGAGTGAACCGCAGCTGGCGTAGCGCCGCCGCCGGGCCGGCGCGGCGGGCGGCCCAGATCGCACAGCCGACGCAGATGAACACCCCCGGGGTGTTGCCCAGCTCGACGACCTCGCTCTTGGGAAGTTGGCGGCCGCAGCAGCCGCAGTGTTCGTGGTCGGATTCTCGGACGGTTTCGGCGGCGGCGGTCATGGCGAGCCCCTTCGGCAGCGTGTGGGTTACAGGTAGCGGCAGACCTGCTCGGGGTGGCAGCTGCCGGGGTCGGGAGTGCTGGCCGCGGCGTGCAGCTCTGCGACGGTGTCCCGCAGCGCGCGTAGGTCGGCGATCTGGGCGTCGAGGTCGCGTAGGCGGGCAGCGAGCAGGTCCTCGACGTGCTGGCAGGGCGCCTGGCCGCGGTCGCGGACGGCGAGGACGTCGCGGATCTGGGCCAGGGTCAGCCCGGCGGCACGGCCGCGGCGGATGAAGTCCAGCCGCGCGATCGCCTCCTCGGTGTATTCCCGGTACCCAGTAGCGGTGCGCCCTGCAGGGCGCAGCAGGCCGCTGTCCTCGTAGAAGCGCAGCGTCTTGGTGGTGGTGCCGGTCGCCGCGGCCAGTTCCCCAATTCGCAAATCCGATCGCCTCCGGTCGTCGGGCCTTGACCTTCCCCTGCACTGGAAGGTCCAGTCTGGCTCAGGCACCATCTCGACGGCCACCGGCGGTCGGTGGTCCAACGTCCGGTGCGCGGACTGCGCGGCCCCGGCAACGAGCCTTGGGAGGTCTACACCGCCAAGGCCGACTCCGGGCAGCTCGAGAAGGCTTCCGAGAGCGCCTGCTGCACTCCGGCTGGCGCGAAGGAACCCGTCACCAGCGGCGCCGGGTCAAAGCTGCCGTTGACCGTTGCGGTTGCGGATACGTGGGCTGCCATTTGGTTAGGGGAGGTCGGCGGCGTGGGCGCTGACCCAGAGCTGCGCGGCCATCTGCACGGCGTCCCAGGGGCTGCCCAGCGGCGGGGTGTAGGACAGGTCGAGGTCAGTGAGGGCGTCGACAGTCATGCGGTGGTGCAGGGCGCCGGCGTAGATGTCCACGCGGGTGGCGACCGCGGTGTCGCGGTGGCCGATGAGCTGGGCGCCGAGCAGCCGTCCGGTGCGCTGGTCGCCGGTGATCGCGATCGTGATCGGTTTGGCGCCTGGGTAGTAGG
Proteins encoded:
- a CDS encoding MFS transporter — translated: MSGAHPPDASRTPGRFRTRERHISMQNLAPAINQARRGRTLRLAFLSAVVSLVASFAASAAPIPLFNIYRAEDGFTNAGISMAVVANSVGTIAALLVLGRLSNHLGRRLTAIASLGLLLLGCLLLLNVHDIGTLLAGRLLMGVGTGLASSSLTSYIVDTAPTRPEWLASVASSQGPMLGLTLGAIASGALVQFGPWPRDLIYLVCAGLLVLSAALIVISPETAEPTPGAWRSLLPRVRVPARVRHLLPVAAAVFLATWATGAFYQAFMPALVEDQLHTHSPLILGLVFAAYMAPSVLGAPLGGRFTSAAAQRIGMIIFLTGWIGIITAIAIGTLALFIAATIVAGSGQGIAISVATRGLLHDSTLADRAPIFSAIYLLCYSGAAFPSLISGELSNTFSLPQIALGYGGLAIVATLFTVLAARNPYTGTTRNSQHGELIKVIDRNT
- a CDS encoding GNAT family N-acetyltransferase; this encodes MSSEGQPLVAEELIDSLDHGRFELYRDSELVGWLYYTHLKPNRYALRHTEVESSHQHQGVAGAMVRRVLDEIRAREGTITAICPFVVDYLSRTTTYVDLIDARHPGYSDHAAAESARATAGG
- a CDS encoding TetR/AcrR family transcriptional regulator, with product MSDEQVAAPSKQRRISQRGIATRERILEAANRLMFVRGVNATTLDDVREASQTSKSQLYHHFADKQDLVRALVKYRGALVLQRERGGLERLRSFSGLVRWRNALVQANSLNNGKYGCGLGSMAVELSDQDEQARSMLSETFAAWGKLISDGLHRMRDSGALRQDADPEKLATGLMAALQGGYLLANAAHNVAPMEVALDMALEHIKSFLLEPSGEPTR
- a CDS encoding low temperature requirement protein A; translated protein: MVLGIVTTAIGHEIVQHSHTQVTHPSWLATILGGPALFLVGRARLEHLVFARVSRRRIVGIALLAAASPLMGRVSPLATATTAAAAVLLLIAVLDWRSAAGKPPQVPSPPG
- the msrA gene encoding peptide-methionine (S)-S-oxide reductase MsrA — encoded protein: MTTEKAILAGGCFWGMEELFRRQPGVVSTRVGYSGGDVPNATYRNHGTHAESIEVVYDTEKTDFRALLEFFFQIHDPSTKNRQGNDIGTSYRSAIFYTSDEQKRVAEDTIADVDASGLWPGKVVTEVTPAGDFWEAEPEHQNYLQTYPNGYTCHFPRPGWKLPKRATA
- the msrB gene encoding peptide-methionine (R)-S-oxide reductase MsrB; the protein is MPQQTQYHKNREAVSRLDPEQYRVTQQDGTERPFANAYWDNHEPGIYVDVVSGEPLFASVDKYDSNSGWPSFTKPIAKTNVVEREDSSHGMIRTEARSLHGDSHLGHVFNDGPPDKGGLRYCINSASLRFIHLDDLDNAGYGEYRTLFTSDTNTDTDDK
- a CDS encoding SDR family NAD(P)-dependent oxidoreductase, producing MSESFEGRKVVVVGGSSGMGLATAHQVVAAGGTAVITGRDQDKVGAAVEALSQNGKAWGITAELTDRDQVPEVRKQLVAEHADATLLVNAADFFIPKAFSEYDEAFPGDRLRRRARSRPTG
- a CDS encoding alkylmercury lyase family protein, producing MVTEVVGDYPSPSILVNGVDVMGGSGDGSAACRLDLPTEERIRAALRQAMGAETATAATEPSPADCCTPPGDAIRTDRPRRAEQLPDRLRQVHRAILRHFAATGTAPSDADIRAAVNGADTANALRELAREDLVAVDSAGRLVAAYPFSPTPTPHVVSLGDVEVFAMCAIDALGMPFMLGTDAVITSADPHTGQPVRVTITNGAATYEPAEMVIVYAATGATGRSVDTCCSTINFFADASTAQAWITARPGLAATVLDQDQAITLGRDIFEPLLA
- a CDS encoding bleomycin resistance protein, encoding MTAAAETVRESDHEHCGCCGRQLPKSEVVELGNTPGVFICVGCAIWAARRAGPAAALRQLRFTPLGTLVRRLAGSSTGAGPRAAIPILPSTDLDRTAAFYVAAGFTETGRHQGYLLMHNNDVELHFSLEPTDPAPGQCFIHVTDALKLWKQLRHHATAGVGPIADQDYGLREFVLTDPDGNRVRFGSPAR
- a CDS encoding heavy metal-responsive transcriptional regulator; amino-acid sequence: MRIGELAAATGTTTKTLRFYEDSGLLRPAGRTATGYREYTEEAIARLDFIRRGRAAGLTLAQIRDVLAVRDRGQAPCQHVEDLLAARLRDLDAQIADLRALRDTVAELHAAASTPDPGSCHPEQVCRYL